Below is a window of Calonectris borealis unplaced genomic scaffold, bCalBor7.hap1.2 HAP1_SCAFFOLD_35, whole genome shotgun sequence DNA.
TAGGATATTATCTCTGAGAGGCACCACGATGGACAGGCTCGTGTTCAGTGGCCTCCAGTCACTGCTGACTCCCTGGCACACGCTGTCCCTGCAGATCCCCgtgctctcctggcagctcccaaGTCCCTCCAGAAAAACGTTCACCTGCCATCAGCCCTGTCACATGCTGTAGAGCCCCAGGAAGGTTAATTGGAGACCATTCGTCATCTGCATGGGCGCTGGCCACCAACAAGCCAAACCCGAACCAGCCCTAAGTCCCTAGAAGGCCATACTGGGACCCTCACCTCATCACACTGAGCCCATGGAgatacaagcaaagcaaggagTCTCTTCAGAGTCTATTCCTTGGGCAGGTTCTTGAGAGAAACTTTGGAAGAAGACCTGAGCCTTCAGGCACTGTACCAAGGAGATCCCTTTCATGGCTGAACTGCTGTTCTGGAGGCCAGCTCTGTCACAGaagtgcccattgcctgtccctgcctgcggtCACAGGACTGCCACACCACAGGGCTGtgaccaagctgccagagcactcagGCCTTGCACCAACACAAGGGCTCAGGAGGAgagtgtggaaatggaaaaagagcagctccagaaagACCAAGCAGCAGTGCTACCTGGTGCTCCCTGGCTGTTTTTCCTCTCTACCTCTTCGCCTAGGTTCTTAACCTGCAGATTTACAAATATCTCAGAGGAAGGATCTCAGACAAACAAGTTACTACAGGgtccttaattttgtttaaatgcacagAGAGCACGATACTTCATTTACACAGTTTGTAAAAGGTAGACAGTGAATTAGAAGTGGGATGAATAATAACATTTCATTGTGCACAACATTatcacaacaaaaacaaagaaaccccagccccacaccccaccACCAAAAACTTTTgaaggcaggctggggctgtAATGAGTTACATTATCAATGCTATGCAGAGGAAAACAGGCAGTttgttgcttctgaaaaacatccTGTCATCAttttcctcagggcatccttgagctcctggttcctcatgctgtagatgagggggttcactgctggaggcaccaccgagtacagcactgccaccaccagatccagggatgttgaggagatggaggggggcttcaggtaggcaaacatgccagtgctgacaaagagggagaccacagccaggtgagggaggcacgtggaaaaggctttgtgctgtccctgctcagaggggatcctcagcacggccctgaagatctccacataggacagcacaatgaaaacaaaacatccaaatgctaaacagacactaaccacgagaagcccaacctccctgaggtaggagtgtgagcaggagagcttgaggatctgggggatttcacagaagaactggtccacagcattgccgtggcagaggggtagtgacaatgtattggccgtgtgcaggagagcattgagaaacccactggcccaggcagctgctgccatgtggacacaagctctgctgcccaggagggtcccgtagtgcaggggttggcagatggcaacgtagcggtcgtaggccatgacagtgaggagagaatactctgctgaaatgaaaaagagaaagaaaaagagctgtgcagcacatcctgcgtaggagatgtccctggtgtcccagagggaattggccatggctttgggaacagtggtggagatggagcccaggtcgaggagggagaggttgaggaggaagaagtacatgggggtgtgcaggcggtggtcgcaggctatggcggtgatgatgaggccgttgcccaggagggcagccaggtagatgcccaggaagagccagaagtgcaagagctgcagctcccgcgtgtctgcgaaggccaggaggaggaactgggtgatggagctgccgttggacatttgctgtttcttggcataggggtactgttcaaaactggaaaagacaaggaaaaagtatgacagacttcttcGAGCAAAGCCACtccatttttcatagaaattcacccccccctaaaattgaaacgcatttccttctctggtttgtgctggctgagtgtgctgtgaggagcaggacctctgtccacggccaagaagccagcttttctctgctgcagtgggtacctggcagctggtttgtgacagctccgatgttcccaagggatgtcagatgtcatccgcccttaatggaaaagatcagtatctgcactcatgactctcaagagcatgggctgcagaagagaggcttagcgtgtccttataagaattttgtctctgttttttattttccaccaccacatctgctgagtgttctttttaggggtagaaatgctcatttctatgactgaaaatgtgaagagtcttgagacaggagaggcaaaagggctcagctctctgtggcttagtgcagtcaggtgagctgcagtgtccatcagtctgttacccagctgccctgctctttcccttgtgctgcctcaaagatgacttcacacacaaattactcactaaaagaaaccaaaccaaaccactgggctctgatgaaagcaggggagcactgttgcagagggcagatctgcacactcttctctttcccaccccagaggtggagttgtgatggagaaggacaccgtccctcacaagagaagcaaaggactctgagcggagagtactgacctccaagggaaagctcagccctccctgggatcctacaggagagctgtgcctttctggagggcagctcgcaagcccagcaggacaggcaaagcagagggtcagatgtcctgaagatgggatgtcctaaagggagagtcagctcattacccagcagacaatgcccagaagacatccacagtgaaggaccgaatgagagctgccttaacggagcctaccccggtgcttgtttgcagcttcctcccaccccctgcccaggtctctgctgcctggagctgtccctgccgagacctggttccctgtccccacctctcctccctgtcggtgctcacagaccccatcccacccgctgtgtgctcagctctgccctgcagacccctcctggcagcagggcactgcgcaatgtcttctctgtccatgcaggctctgatgggatcatcagaccaaccctgatgaggctggagaagttgtactgctgctgtctgtaagccacggtgtgttgatttctcatactccctgctttattcacctccaagagtaacagatttggaaattcagtgcctcctcttgacatgagacattaatttctatgtcccattgcccacccaggcaacccagagtacaagatagaaagaacaggacacttgatttacaggtagcccctgccttgctgtgcttcttcaaaagtcttctgggaaagtcctgtagtgatctgaagatgtgagcagggctgaccccggcagcaccctctcgacagcagaaggaccctgccctgctggggctcgctccttccacccacagcttctccccacagcgccgtggcgagctccccgggcaggctgagtgctgagcctggcaggcggcagagtccctgccccagcacacagcccctggggtgcagggaccctgctcgcaaggacagccctgggcacccctgcctgcacacccctgcagtcccccccagcagaaggcagccctcatgccctgtccctctgaccgtgcagcagggaagccctgctctggagcacctcctcctcctctacattacagaaactgagtgagtcctcctgacagaaccaataaactgtcagatgtaccagttttcggagatccctccaggaactgaagctgcattgtcccgcacccagagacttaccacgtagagggctgtgaagattctcccccagtgagctctcagcatcctcccactcccaactgcctttaagctctctcagcctcgcAGGTCTcctctcggtgcctgcaggcagtgcccccagccctgctcctgggcagagctgtctctctgcagcgctgcccgcttgccaggagctccctccatcccaggagcccagcccagctcagcagcagaggaccagcccaaggcaccacttgctctgccccctcggggctccctccacgtgtccctgcgcctccagggaacctgctgggaacagcctgaagccatcactcatggtccctccctcagctgcggagagacacttctttccagcaggggcatttctcccatctcaagaagagtcagctccaggaatcaccttttcattggcccatctgtagacaggacacccggacagggacagggaaggacctcatttagcactgcccagggaagggattcagtccccattccatggttgtggccctggggctagcagtgggctcagctgccccccacgcacagcacaagcccacaggaggtgggattcctctggcctcagctcaggtgtgcacacagcagacacctgcatgtcagctccttctctcagctccctgctaattaatggagatggaggccagggctgacgtggtcacatgcaaagacctggggacatttggagtgccagaggtggtccaagatacctggagctagctgcaagctctagtggagcaatgctgagagacagggcagcatctgggggcatcttcttggaggctggaggtgaatctctttggccagtggaaatggcatcagatgcccacatttaggatgatggagcctgtctctcttctttatgttctgggcagcctacgcagggattcatctgatggagtcatgtaccacagggacagctaagttcctctctgtctttcccatccgccaggttgactagatctccattggctctaatggcggtggtgtcctgaacattctcccattgcccaatccacttcagggcagttattccatttaaGGCCAGttgcaggcctgtaatggtaggtgaggtgccaaggctctcacacacagcgacatgccgttggcagggacagcgatggtcctacacaggaa
It encodes the following:
- the LOC142076162 gene encoding olfactory receptor 14J1-like, which codes for MSNGSSITQFLLLAFADTRELQLLHFWLFLGIYLAALLGNGLIITAIACDHRLHTPMYFFLLNLSLLDLGSISTTVPKAMANSLWDTRDISYAGCAAQLFFFLFFISAEYSLLTVMAYDRYVAICQPLHYGTLLGSRACVHMAAAAWASGFLNALLHTANTLSLPLCHGNAVDQFFCEIPQILKLSCSHSYLREVGLLVVSVCLAFGCFVFIVLSYVEIFRAVLRIPSEQGQHKAFSTCLPHLAVVSLFVSTGMFAYLKPPSISSTSLDLVVAVLYSVVPPAVNPLIYSMRNQELKDALRKMMTGCFSEATNCLFSSA